The following coding sequences are from one Carassius gibelio isolate Cgi1373 ecotype wild population from Czech Republic chromosome B7, carGib1.2-hapl.c, whole genome shotgun sequence window:
- the LOC127961023 gene encoding reticulocalbin-1-like, producing MDVSTYLWFLSVCTCLAHGKPTLRKERVHHEPELSRQPHEDNQSYQYDHEAFLGKEEATTFDQLTPEESKARLGDIVDRIDSNVDGYITTDELKAWIKRVQKRYVYENVAKVWSDYDLNKDNKISWDEYKQATYGYYLANPEEFEDSTDQFSFKKMLPRDERRFKAADLNGDLAAEREEFTAFLHPEEFEHMQEIVVLETLEDIDKNGDGHVDEDEYIADMFAHEDGGPEPDWVRTERDQFSDFRDLNKDGKMDLEEIRHWILPQDYDHAQAEARHLVYESDTDKDQMLTKEEILENWNMFVGSQATNYGEDLTRNHDEF from the exons ATGGACGTCTCGACGTATTTATGGTTTTTGTCGGTTTGTACGTGTCTGGCGCACGGGAAACCCACTCTCAGGAAAGAAAGAGTTCACCACGAGCCTGAACTGAGCAGACAACCGCACGAAGATAACCAGAGTTATCAGTACGACCACGAGGCCTTTCTGGGCAAAGAGGAGGCCACCACATTTGACCAGCTCACCCCAGAGGAAAGCAAAGCGAGATTAGG GGACATAGTTGATCGTATTGACAGCAATGTTGATGGATATATCACCACTGATGAACTCAAGGCCTGGATCAAGAGAGTACAGAAGCGTTACGTCTATGAGAACGTCGCAAAGGTCTGGTCTGACTATGACCTAAACAAAGACAACAAGATCTCATGGGATGAATACAAGCAAGCAACGTACGGTTACTACCTTG CCAATCCCGAAGAGTTTGAAGATTCAACAGACCAGTTCAGCTTCAAGAAGATGCTTCCGCGAGATGAACGCAGGTTTAAAGCTGCTGATCTCAATGGTGATTTAGCCGCAGAGCGAGAGGAGTTCACTGCTTTCCTCCATCCAGAAGAGTTTGAGCACATGCAGGAAATTGTGGTTCTT GAAACTCTGGAGGACATTGACAAGAATGGAGATGGTCATGTAGATGAGGACGAATACATTG CGGACATGTTTGCTCATGAAGATGGCGGCCCAGAGCCCGACTGGGTTAGAACAGAGAGAGACCAGTTTTCAGATTTCCGAGATCTGAATAAAGACGGGAAGATGGATTTAGAAGAGATTCGTCACTGGATCCTGCCGCAGGACTATGACCACGCGCAGGCAGAGGCCCGGCATCTGGTGTACGAGTCAGACACAGACAAG GACCAGATGCTGACCAAAGAAGAGATTCTTGAGAACTGGAACATGTTTGTGGGCAGCCAGGCCACCAACTATGGCGAAGACCTTACCAGAAACCATGATGAGTTTTGA